One genomic window of Methanofastidiosum sp. includes the following:
- a CDS encoding Na+/H+ antiporter subunit E: MRPFWGIIYFIGLVYYIIVSARDVFIQCINGKIDPQVMEIDTVLKRPVSMTILANSITLTPGTLTIDIFPEKQKLLVAVISPRTQKDVIPFEGWIKKMVED; the protein is encoded by the coding sequence ATGAGACCATTTTGGGGTATTATTTATTTTATAGGATTGGTGTATTATATTATTGTTTCAGCAAGAGACGTTTTTATTCAATGTATTAATGGTAAAATTGATCCGCAAGTCATGGAGATAGATACAGTTCTTAAGCGACCTGTTTCAATGACGATTCTTGCTAACAGTATCACTCTTACCCCAGGAACTCTTACGATTGATATATTTCCCGAAAAGCAGAAATTACTTGTAGCTGTTATTTCTCCAAGAACTCAAAAAGATGTTATTCCTTTTGAGGGATGGATAAAAAAGATGGTGGAGGATTAA